The window ttagagaaaaatataaagcaaatgcttttttatttctagtgtcttaaagataaaatatgttttcttttgtaaTGAAACATAGAAAACGCTAGGCGttacaataaaaagtttttagaaatggaaaaataaggaaataaacttaatatatttctatttttttctttttctttttaatctaAATGTCTAAATTTTGCaattcttttaacaaatttttcattagACTCCTTTGTCCCAATAGTTTTAACAATCTatacaaatgtttaaagaaaataaaaagtgtCTTAccttctctctctctttctttaaATCCTGCAAACTTAAATTCATTATTAACACATACCCACACCCCTATagattccttaaaaaaattctagCCTTATTTTTGCCTCGATTTGTAATTTCACTAAAAAGCCTACTTAGCAAAGATtagtttgtaatatattttcttttttttcgccTGCAAACAAACTTACCACTGGCACAGCCCGCTGTCACAGCAGCAGTTATTACACTGAACTCATTCCCTTCGTGTACGTTTAGGCCTTGAAACTGCAATTGAATCGCCCGCTGTTGAGGAATCTGTAGTACTTGATAGATTAACTGTTGAATATGTTGAATTTGTAGTATGATTACCTAGTTTATCAACGCCTCGAATCTTTTTGCTTGCCACCGATTGTGCGGTAACTTGCAGCGATATCGCATGTGTATTTAGTTTCTCAGCCAATAACAAATCTTTTAAGCCCTTCATTTTTTGACTATACAACGTTATAACTGGTCTCTTGAACATATAGTGTAAAGGATCTTCTTCGTCTATCACAGGTGTCGGTAATGGCGCTGTCGTCAGAGTTTGTATTAATGCTGATGACGTCgacgacgacgatgatgatgattgttCCGTTCGCGTATTGCTCATATTACAGTCCGTTAGAGAgtttggttttgttgttgtctcgtttagtgatgatgatgatgttgttgttgtctcaATTTTCGGAGCTTTTGCTTTTTTATCTGTACCATTGGTGTTCTCATCATGTTGAttgttaagtttttgttgttctgCAAATGGTTGTCCGCCACCTTGTAGTAGAAAGTCGGGATTTAGGATTTTTTCTCCACATGCTGCTGTTAAATCGGCCAATGTTGTTGGCATTTCACATTTTTTACCATCATTggatttctgtaaaaaaataatttaaaaactatattatttgttctaaaaaagcttattttcataaaacaagcattttttctaaaaagccgtatcaatataaatatatatttatcaaaagctttttcaaaaaagttatttttatttaatagcttttttgtaaaaagcttttcattaaaaattttattagaagcTCTTTtcattaaacgttttttttacaagcttttttataagttgtttttttaaaaagttatattaattagttttcctttaaagctctttttatttaaagtatctACATAAACTTTTTCCGTTAAAaggctttttctataaaacaaaaaaatttcataaaaagcttttaaaaaaatcgcCTGTATTAAAGCatgaaaagatttaaaattctttgtttCTTTCATAAAagctattatttttattaaaagctttatcaCTTAatgctttttcataaaaacatatttttataaagatatcttttgtaaaagcttttcaaCAAAAAGCTATTTTAAATAACTGTTTCTTTTAAGACAAatcattaaatataataaaatctcaaaaaagctttattatagaattatttaaaaaagcttttcacaCCATTTTAtaactttctttttataaaaaaaacatggttttcagatttttgtttaataaaaaacttttccgTTTTTTCCACTCACCTCttcttttttaactaaattattatttccCTCGATATGCTGTGTCGAACTCATGTCACCTGCGTTCACCTTTTGTGCTTTAGCCTCATTTGTATTCTCATCATGATCACGATGTTGTTGTTCAGTTGTTGTTTGTGCAATCGAACCACGAACCGCCTGCGGTTCATCTTCGGGTACCTTAATAACAACCTGAGAGCGTACATCATAAtcaaatttacatatattattCACCAGCGGTTTAGCCCAACCAATATGTAGAATAGGCGTTAAACTATCCTCTTCCCACTGACAAATGCCATCATAAAATCTTAACAGATTTGCAAATACTTCAGAATCTCGTAATATGCTGCGAGCCGAATGACCAGAACTCTCGGTTTTCATAACATACGGTATCATTTCATTAGCTATATCCAAAAGTTCTTTGTAGATTTCTTCGTCATCACGACACTGATACGTATACAAACGTATAACATCGGCCGCATTTGCCCAAGCGGCAAAAGCTTCACGATACTTATTTAGACGATTGAAATAGTTACCCTGATAGGTATAGGGATAAACATGATGATTTTTATAGTGAGCCTTGGCCGATTCTATAGCCTCTCGATAAAGTTGTTCACAGGTTACTCGTTTAGAGGTAGGATTTATTTCTTCCAATTCACCAAGAGTGcctaaataacaataacatgttttagtttaaaattaaagtttaatgacCTATAAATAACTCACCTAAAGCCATAggatattttcttaaatgacCCATATCATAGAGTAACCACAATAATCTTTGCTGTAGTTCTTGTACTTCTACGCAATCACTATTCGCCGATAGAGAAATGTTTATAGCCGATGCTATAGCTGCTACCTCCATGGGCTTATCACATACCACTGCCAGTCCTCCTAAATATAACCATGAACCTGATTCTATGCCTGAAGTTATATCCTGGCCACGTTTATCCTCACTGCCCTTACCATGCCATGTTATTTCTATAGTTTCCAAACGTTTATTGCCAAATACAACCCAGGCATGATCCTCAGATATTGCTAAACGCACATCTCTATAGCCCAAGAGTTGACAGCCAGCTACAACTGCTAAAGCAACACCGAAGCAATCCAGCTTATTACCAGACAAATAACTATAAAGATTTTGTAAGTGTGCACGATCTTTATAACTGCTACGTATCAAGGAATGCCAGATAACATCTGATACCTTTTTAATAACTTCCCTAGTAGCTTGTCGGCTATTGCAGGTCGATGATACTTTTGGTTTCTCAACTATAGAAAGaatactttgaaattttttgtaaagaccCGACACCAGCTCGTAAGTAACTTCGGGAAAGGGTACTGAATTTCCTGTTATTATATCGTTATGTGCTGAAAATATATAACAgagttaaaataatacaaaataagtaTATACTGCTTTTGTTGATTTTGATGAAACTGGACAGTATAAAAAGGCACCAAAAAGGTCCAATGTTTATTTATGTCAAGATATAAAACTTGGAAATTTCTTCTCTTTAAAACGAAAGTAAATATTTCAGAACAATAaccacaaatttaaaatttttacaaaattgtaatttCCGTTAAAATTCAAAACACATGGCAATATTAAAAAACGAACAATTAGAATTGAAACACCTTGAACTTAcggaacaacaaaaaacaaaacaaaaactcacattgataacaaaaacatacaaaaatgcataaaaaacaacaacatatttaataatacaCACCTGCCGCTGATAAACCACTGCCCACAATACCAACCAAAGATGAAGGTGTTACTGCCGATGAGGATGAGCTTGCTGAGGCATGTTCGGCAGCTGATGCAGCAGCTGCTTGAGCAGCATCACCAGTCGTTAGAGACAACTCAATGTAGCCAGCTACAATTGATAACAATGTCAAATCGGGCTCCACATTTTGTGTATGGTACAGTTCCAATgaacgtttaaaaaaattaacaacatcaTTGATGGATTTTAATGGAAACAAACTAGGATCCAAAGGTGAAGTCAATGATATCAAGGGACTGTTACTAGCACTACGCGTCACAGTGGCcatgataataataatttagaaattaCAATGAACGAACAATGTTTGAGGTAATATATCCAAAATTAAGaacaaataagtttttcttctgTCGCTTTATTCTTCCAGAATTTAGTTTTAGgcgatgatgttgatgatgatgagaccaattaaaaatgttatactaACTGCGTTTACACTACTCCTTCTAGCCACCGTTGTTGACGCAATGCAACTGTTCTTTTAATTcgtatttgtagttttttctttagttctttcaattaaattttttttaatttttttttattcctgtACTTTAGGTACAGGGTTGACTGCTGACTGGCTGGCTGGTTGTTTGGTTATTTGGCTACCAGTTGACGACGCCACAAGTTGACAAACCACTTTTGTTTCGCCTGTTTTGCACCTTGTTCGCCAAAACTGCAATGCCACATTAGCGAGCGCATCTGTTTTGCTGAAACTCCTTCTTACAACAATAATATCAGTATTATTTCATTGcacacttttaaaataattttagttttttctatttgtatccTTTTGTTGGCAATTTTGTTTTcatgtaatttaatattaatttttaaacacttttcagCATGTTGATTCTAATTTGTAATCTATGATTCACGCAAAATATGACAAATTCCTTTACGAAATCACGACAACGACAATTACGACGACCCTTTTGCCCTTGTAACACCCCCTTTCtgggaaagaaaaaaaattacttcgCACACTTTTTGATTTCGTGTTCCACACTTTCtcttgtgttaaaaaaaagaacaacaacaaaactctaATTACATATCGctttgaaataaatgtttttcgtCACACTAAaatatgatgaaatttttttgcttttttatagtATCATATAATCtctaaactataatttatatttttaaaaaccactGTTACATTtagtttgttaatgtttttattaatttttaatttagtttttattgaaaattttagtattttccaCTTATTAcgtctttgtttttctttttactgcGGCGTGTTTACAAACATGATACATCAAAGCAAGAGTTGCCATATTCCTTCCTTTGACACCTTAACGCCAGATTGCTGTAATTTACAGTTGTGGCAATACACATGGTACATTTGACAAGGTGAAAATTACAAGAGAACTTATAAGAATATGAATTGGAGATATTCACTTTAACTCCGTTataaagatatatgtatataagtttgtcattttatttgtaatttcttCAATACATTTTTTGGACCCTATAAAGTACATATAAAATCCTAGATCTTCTAGATAGCCGAGAAGATTTAAACACgttcgtccgtctgtatgtAAGTTGAAGTTTTCGGAATACTCCAGATATCTGAAAGATTGGAATATTTGATAGTTctatcagacatgctttcgagataTTAGTCATTTAAAATCAAGAAAATCgttctataaataacggagattaTGCAAAGTCCAAGCAATCATTCAGAATATTACGTTTCTAATAGCTGAAAATTATTACAAtcggttaattattttttatatctccCATAATTGTtcacaaatattgttaaaattttataacataataTCTGGAAACCTGATGCGTTCAATTCTTTAAGTATACTTTCGTTTATACCAGTGAAATTAcacttctgaaaatcacttaaagcgAAATGTTCACACGACAAACATTCTTTAATAAtgcaatttataaattaataatgatttaaGGAAGCAATTATATTCCGAATCGGTCTAAAAATTTGTCATATAATCTCCCATATAAAGCCCTCCTCTTAATTATGATATCGGGATAGAATTCCATCGGAATATATTATGTATAAGGGTATTCAAACgtttaatcgtcgatcggttaatcgatcaatttttgacCATTAATCACTGCGACTGTTTTCTGGATCGatcttttatatgtttattatttaagctttaaaaatttgtaaaaagtaaatttctatATCATTATAATTTGCGATTTCAcgcgattgttagacattttcagaacatttttctttaagctGTCTTCACCGAGTTTTATAagaatcgatccataattgactcttCCACTTACATATATAATGCCTGcttcagaaaaaaaatttaacgcaCATTAgcgttagttagtttgtttgaaaggaggatgtacatcaaatccgaagaaatacacattGGCCTCTTTCGGGCCTGTtgtctataaatcgactttcgaataatcgaacaatcgacattttgtcgaaaaaagtcgaaaagtcgaagttgactattttgttccaaaaaagtcgataactcgactatcgtctatgaaaaaagccgaaaagtcgactttgtaaataaaagtcgaaaagtcgaaaaaagtcgataaaagtcgaaaaaacggaaaaaatcggaaaaagtcgaaaatagtcggaaaaagtcgaaaatagtcgaaaagtcaaaaagtcggaaaaagtcgaaaaaagtcggaagtcgaaaaatcgacttttagttaaatgaaaaaagtcgaaaaatcgacttttaactaaatgcataaagtcgacttttcattaaatgcaaaaagtcgaaaagttgacttttcataaaatgcaaaaagtcagttgggaatcgaacccaccaacTCCGGTATACCAGACTAGAACCCTAACCACTaatctaccggaggccactgTGGGTTTATAGGGCATTCCATTTtagcatagtcgaatataatactcttacttgttatttttattaaatttccccACTGTGCCACTGCTTGCCGTTGCGTTAAAACTGAAGCATTGACGTCTTTTATGTGCCAGACATTGTCATTGTtttgacattttcttttatGCTCTTTCCAAATTATTTGTAGTTATgaacaaaattctttaacatAAAGTCGCAGTTTTCTTATAAGTTggttggttttattttaaattttaaaataaatttagtgcAACATTGaaacaaaatctttaacaatttattaaaaaaaacaaatacaaagatACTTAAATAAAGTGTTATTACTTTGGatagataaaatataaaacagttttttcacATGGAAACAAATTGAAATCTTGTTTAAGTGTTACTATAAAAAAAAGCTCAACTAAATTCTTAttggtatttaaattaaacaaattaagaatatgtttagcgatattaaaaaaatggcaaattttttatgaaataaatgtatttttattaaaataaataaaaaataccaatacTACTTGTGAATATTACGTGAGACGTAGCTCGGGTTGCGGTAGccattattttttgtgttttttatgcccgattagtttttttatgagAGTAAACGCGAATGAatagaagaataataaaataaaacgaaaaagaaaaaaataacaactacaaagAAGCTTATATATACATGAAATTGTTGGTGTGTGGAGTAAGGAGTGGTACTGACTGCCTGCATTCTAATTGGTATTTAAGTTAAGAATGAATAAAGtggaatagaaaattttaaaaaatctataattaagCAACAAAATATTGCAGGTAtgtacaattattttataaaaatttacatattaatattaaagatggtaaattaaattgtatttaaacataTGCTGTAAAAAATGCGcgtaaaaatctttaaaaacgtttttttctttGATCATGCGTTCTTATAGTTGGCATCTGtgttgatattttgtttttcctctTTTCCTCGTATAGAATTAATAATATACATTAATTTGAATGTCTATTCtaaagttataataaatattttgttagcgttttaaataaaaatatatcagTTTATTAAGATGtcagtaaattaaaaaattaataatatttgttaatattaaaattacttttttttactatataaaaacaaagctagtatttgttattttattttcatgttttttttatttgtaaacaaattaaatagatTTACATTTGTCCCCTTTTTTGAAAATCTCCCAAAAACTACATTTAATAAATCATATAGAAATGTCAAATAAGCGCAACAAACGTactacacaacaacaaaaaaactcaaaaattctTATTCGTTTCGTGTGCCTTTCCCAAtaagaaaaatagaaacaaaactaTATATACATTAACAATGTTGTCAATatgtcaaaatataaataaaaaatacgccGAAAGTGTCTAATCAGCTATTATATCAGTGCTATTATACGCTTAATTGTCCATTAGTTAATACTTTTGGCATTCTATTACTCTAGCAAATTTCCCTCATGTTGGAGCAGTgctaatgtaaaaaaattctaaaaaagatataaaaaatggTCGCTCAATAgaaacaagtttaaaaaatggcgattttGGTTCTTGACTGTGGATCGACAGCTTAGAATAAGTGCCTTTGAGATTCTTATACAAAATTACTATCAATGAACTATATAAATTtgcaagaaaaatatattttcgcctttaaatttaaatatcacaaTGAACTGGGTAGACACAATACAATTATACTATGCTGTGTATTCGACCACGAAGGCCACTCTGTCAATGAAAGAGAGATCATTTTTGGGTATCCCAAAGTATACATTAGAGAGAGTTGAATCCCAATATTGAAAGTCAATATCAGAATTTCGTCAGGCAAAAACTATTTCAAACCATTCTtggcaacaattttatttatagtataAAACTTTCGAAAATGTACTGTATGTCCTCTTAGAATGACATTATCCTCATTATCTctaatgaatcaaaatttataacacTGGGAGATATAAGCGGGAAAGTATACAGCAAAAATCATATCTTTGTGAAGGTACATTTTATTAGgtattcagatcttaagtttttatgtaaatataaagactccagaaacaactttaaatagtatatatttaatttctgaaagtaaAAAGTGAGAGAGTTGTTAGAagaaattttcatcaaattatcttcaatATGGGTACACGATAAATTGATCAATATTTTAGAtgttacaattagcagcacaaaccTTCTGAACTATtgtggtttttaaaattaaataaagctaTGTAAAATGGTATTTCATAGAACCTATGAAATGCTATTGTGAAAATGTGAAAtgcagaaaaaaacaacaaaaaaatgttttagaaaaattttaaaatatgcaaaatatgctataaaaatattggaaatatggaaaatatatgtaatatattatgtaatataaatatgcaatatatgcacttataacaaaatatgcaacattaAATccatgccattttgtagcaaattctttaattcgaaaagaaaactagttactGACTAAAATCATGAATTTGCTTACAAATGCTTGTTCTGATGAtaactacactgaaaaaaatccatgcctaatatatacgaaaaatgtcgtacattgtatgaatcgttcgttgtttcgcaccacgaaattcttttgtaatatatacgaaattgtacgaaatattttagtataatgcaaaatatttttgaaaaaatttatatacataaattgaaaaaagggaattttgaatgaatatggtaaaatttacgaaatattaatttattcaaacatttttgttcattttaaaataaattttctaattttagttcaaattaTTCtacacacgaattttcaatttttgtttatgaaaataattcgagaataatattatactttttcttaaattttataaaaattatgtatttttatttaatcataatataattaatataaatatgtttaatttctctaaaatttaagaaaaaaataatacgaaAGGTTTttgtactttcgtaaaaatagaaaagggttttattaaataatatttcgtattatacacgaaatttttgtaaatattacgaaaatacaagttacgaaattttttttcgtaaagttgggcatggattattttcagtgtaattATAAAGGATGAACATATGTTTAATCTGTCgcatataaatctttttttcttttcaaattatagtacgtaatattttgaaaacctAATGTAATGAAGAAATTCTAATACcagagatttatttaaaaaaaaaaagcgcCAAATTGACAATCTTGACTATCTTAATGTATTTTCCCCTCTTCTCTTTTTCCAATAAGTACATTTTATATAGCGAacaagagcaacaacaacaacaacaagaacaataataataagCAAATACCATCATAAAATTCATTGTGTGAGTCTTCGTGTTGTTCGTCTCTGTGTATTCGGCTACGTCTCGTCATCAACATTGTTCCGAAACGGTGCCTTGTAAAAAAATTCTCATTGACTTTAGCAGTTCAATATAGTCTACGCACCTTAAATCGCGCCTCACCTCCGCTTACGTACtgtttgtgtgtatattttgtattcatttaattctacatataaattttgaagaaaaaaaaaaataaataataaaaatattttgattttctctactttgttaaacattatttcttttaagtttttgcAGCCAATTTTACtggtatatttaaaaataattaataagaaattaataatttcaataaatatataattaaaatatctactgatataatatagaaaaaatgctttaaatatattatacaaatgacgtattatttattctaaaataatttttttatatgtatttataagatACAATtagtattgaaattttctaacaGCTGCTTTAATggaacattaaattattttttcaaatttaatgaaCGAACTTCTTTTTATATaggtattttaatttcaattaaattggaaaaaaagtttaaagcaagaaaaaaattctatattcaATTTAATCAGTGCATTAAATATGTGTATTtgtcatatatatgtataaaaaaaaatacatatttaagagAGCAAAGtgtaaattagaaaaataaaaaaaacgaacaacaaaatttcaattggAATAAAAATTAGACAAATAGAGGagaatatatacaatatacacGAAAGCtatacacatataaataaataataaaataaataaaaaaaacacacacacagagagaaaaacaaacgaaaaattaaagcaaagcaaaaaagggaaaataaaacaaaaaaatcaaaaacagcAGCAGTGAAGCAGCAAGCAAACAagcaagtaaaataaaaacttatgaaCGTCATCGTGTCATTCTTAAagcaaaatcaaaataattgtatttaatacaGAACAGACATTCAGAACAGGGCTggcaaattgtaaaaaataacattaaaaattgtactttttagaTTCCATTTGTACcaaatcattttgttttttttggaaattatataTCAATGTATCTATGGGCTAGATTTGTCATtagcagggaaaccgaaaacatgctctaaaaaaagtgttttaagcgttttaaatatgccgtaaaaaacacaaaatatgctcttaaaatttaaaatatatgctccaaaaataaaatgttttattattttttaacattgaaaagctcaaaaagactgaaattgtaatgaaataataaatttttaatgtcatattctatatcctacaacatttttttataaatgtttcatctcatagctTGAAGAACttgtataatagaattccgttttacgttcagataaccaataaataacatgaaaccatttggtgcccaaaaaacatatttcaaacgacaaagtttgacacatttcttccaattgtattcatagcttttaaactgacattttaatcggtgttgtcataaattccaataattagttttttaaactataaaaatggattggtctcatgaaatcaaaagtaatcggttttatgtccgatttaaaatataatgctttattaaataaaaaactataacataacgattttttttttcaaaattgtaaaatatgcaaaaaattaaaaaaaaaataaaaaaatagaaatttattttttttaaataaagttttgaaaagaaaattaaaaatgtataaaaacgaaaaaaagcgaaaacatcaaaatatgcaataaaaaagtaaaatatgctctaaaaactcgaaaatatgccttaaatatgctaaaaagtcaaatcatgcaaaattatgctcttaggggtaaaatatgcaaaagtatgctctaacaaatcgatgccaaaattctccaAGTGGTCTGAAatgtgtaaatatcttatccatgagtccatacgacgcaccacaaaaaacatgcatttgcatattttggtttccctggtcatTAGACTAGTAAATAAACAAGTCCATTTTGTCAccagattagtccatagactaatagGCGTTCacacgacaatcggttcttcgtaccggaacgactcggagttcaacgaacaacgaccaaggattgtcaacccagccacacagactttacacgtgtcgctgctacaacaagaTAGACCAATAGGGAATCTATAGACTCCCTATGGACTACACAATAcggtagtctataaactaaacaatagactactcaatagaaTAGACaacatactagtctatagattataatGTTATATATTAGTCCAAAGAGATgtctataaactaaataatagaATAGCCTAAAGACTATACTCTAAATATTAGATAATAGGATAGTCGGTAAATAAGGCTAAGGCTACTTAATAGACTAGTCcctagactaatttatagaccagaccatagaaaATTCATTAGACTACGCCAAagtatagaaaaatgtattttaaaagtcTATTCAAAATAGCACCTaagggtttttatttaaaattggataaaataaggcttaaataaataatagatt of the Lucilia cuprina isolate Lc7/37 chromosome 2, ASM2204524v1, whole genome shotgun sequence genome contains:
- the LOC111688739 gene encoding menin isoform X3, coding for MATVTRSASNSPLISLTSPLDPSLFPLKSINDVVNFFKRSLELYHTQNVEPDLTLLSIVAGYIELSLTTGDAAQAAAASAAEHASASSSSSAVTPSSLVGIVGSGLSAAAHNDIITGNSVPFPEVTYELVSGLYKKFQSILSIVEKPKVSSTCNSRQATREVIKKVSDVIWHSLIRSSYKDRAHLQNLYSYLSGNKLDCFGVALAVVAGCQLLGYRDVRLAISEDHAWVVFGNKRLETIEITWHGKGSEDKRGQDITSGIESGSWLYLGGLAVVCDKPMEVAAIASAINISLSANSDCVEVQELQQRLLWLLYDMGHLRKYPMALGTLGELEEINPTSKRVTCEQLYREAIESAKAHYKNHHVYPYTYQGNYFNRLNKYREAFAAWANAADVIRLYTYQCRDDEEIYKELLDIANEMIPYVMKTESSGHSARSILRDSEVFANLLRFYDGICQWEEDSLTPILHIGWAKPLVNNICKFDYDVRSQVVIKVPEDEPQAVRGSIAQTTTEQQHRDHDENTNEAKAQKVNAGDMSSTQHIEGNNNLVKKEEKSNDGKKCEMPTTLADLTAACGEKILNPDFLLQGGGQPFAEQQKLNNQHDENTNGTDKKAKAPKIETTTTSSSSLNETTTKPNSLTDCNMSNTRTEQSSSSSSSTSSALIQTLTTAPLPTPVIDEEDPLHYMFKRPVITLYSQKMKGLKDLLLAEKLNTHAISLQVTAQSVASKKIRGVDKLAGDSIAVSRPKRTRRE
- the LOC111688739 gene encoding menin isoform X1, giving the protein MATVTRSASNSPLISLTSPLDPSLFPLKSINDVVNFFKRSLELYHTQNVEPDLTLLSIVAGYIELSLTTGDAAQAAAASAAEHASASSSSSAVTPSSLVGIVGSGLSAAAHNDIITGNSVPFPEVTYELVSGLYKKFQSILSIVEKPKVSSTCNSRQATREVIKKVSDVIWHSLIRSSYKDRAHLQNLYSYLSGNKLDCFGVALAVVAGCQLLGYRDVRLAISEDHAWVVFGNKRLETIEITWHGKGSEDKRGQDITSGIESGSWLYLGGLAVVCDKPMEVAAIASAINISLSANSDCVEVQELQQRLLWLLYDMGHLRKYPMALGTLGELEEINPTSKRVTCEQLYREAIESAKAHYKNHHVYPYTYQGNYFNRLNKYREAFAAWANAADVIRLYTYQCRDDEEIYKELLDIANEMIPYVMKTESSGHSARSILRDSEVFANLLRFYDGICQWEEDSLTPILHIGWAKPLVNNICKFDYDVRSQVVIKVPEDEPQAVRGSIAQTTTEQQHRDHDENTNEAKAQKVNAGDMSSTQHIEGNNNLVKKEEKSNDGKKCEMPTTLADLTAACGEKILNPDFLLQGGGQPFAEQQKLNNQHDENTNGTDKKAKAPKIETTTTSSSSLNETTTKPNSLTDCNMSNTRTEQSSSSSSSTSSALIQTLTTAPLPTPVIDEEDPLHYMFKRPVITLYSQKMKGLKDLLLAEKLNTHAISLQVTAQSVASKKIRGVDKLGNHTTNSTYSTVNLSSTTDSSTAGDSIAVSRPKRTRRE
- the LOC111688739 gene encoding menin isoform X2, with protein sequence MATVTRSASNSPLISLTSPLDPSLFPLKSINDVVNFFKRSLELYHTQNVEPDLTLLSIVAGYIELSLTTGDAAQAAAASAAEHASASSSSSAVTPSSLVGIVGSGLSAAAHNDIITGNSVPFPEVTYELVSGLYKKFQSILSIVEKPKVSSTCNSRQATREVIKKVSDVIWHSLIRSSYKDRAHLQNLYSYLSGNKLDCFGVALAVVAGCQLLGYRDVRLAISEDHAWVVFGNKRLETIEITWHGKGSEDKRGQDITSGIESGSWLYLGGLAVVCDKPMEVAAIASAINISLSANSDCVEVQELQQRLLWLLYDMGHLRKYPMALGTLGELEEINPTSKRVTCEQLYREAIESAKAHYKNHHVYPYTYQGNYFNRLNKYREAFAAWANAADVIRLYTYQCRDDEEIYKELLDIANEMIPYVMKTESSGHSARSILRDSEVFANLLRFYDGICQWEEDSLTPILHIGWAKPLVNNICKFDYDVRSQVVIKVPEDEPQAVRGSIAQTTTEQQHRDHDENTNEAKAQKVNAGDMSSTQHIEGNNNLVKKEEKSNDGKKCEMPTTLADLTAACGEKILNPDFLLQGGGQPFAEQQKLNNQHDENTNGTDKKAKAPKIETTTTSSSSLNETTTKPNSLTDCNMSNTRTEQSSSSSSSTSSALIQTLTTAPLPTPVIDEEDPLHYMFKRPVITLYSQKMKGLKDLLLAEKLNTHAISLQVTAQSVASKKIRGVDKLDSSTAGDSIAVSRPKRTRRE